The following are encoded together in the Wolbachia endosymbiont (group E) of Neria commutata genome:
- a CDS encoding beta-ketoacyl-ACP synthase III produces MNKSFILSTGSYLPEKILTNNEISLIVDTNDEWIKQRTGITQRHIAGEGELTSDLAVEAAKNAMKNAEISANDVDLIIVATTTPDKTFPSCATIVQNKLKCKNAFAFDVQAACSGFIYAVTVADSLINSNNKIKHALVIGAEIMSRIVDWQDRSTCVLFGDGAGAVIMKSTAHFGVIPACDAGIYGGSQCQATQTTETLASGIISTDLYSDGNVDMLCTSGGISSTGDSGTICMNGREVFKHAVDKLIASIKETLKCNSLKIADIDWLIPHQANIRIIEAVSKKLELPIEKVISTVDKHANTSAASIPLALDYAIKESKIKPGSLTLLVSIGAGLTWGSILLRY; encoded by the coding sequence TTGAATAAAAGCTTTATACTCAGTACTGGTTCTTATTTGCCAGAAAAGATACTTACCAACAATGAAATTTCATTGATAGTTGACACAAATGATGAATGGATAAAACAGAGGACAGGAATAACTCAAAGGCATATAGCAGGTGAAGGAGAGTTAACATCAGATTTAGCTGTAGAAGCAGCGAAAAATGCTATGAAAAATGCTGAAATTTCAGCAAATGATGTCGATTTAATTATAGTTGCAACAACAACACCTGATAAAACTTTTCCTAGCTGTGCAACAATTGTACAAAATAAATTAAAATGTAAAAACGCATTTGCTTTTGACGTGCAAGCCGCATGTTCTGGTTTTATATATGCAGTTACAGTTGCTGACTCACTCATAAACTCTAACAATAAAATTAAACACGCACTCGTTATTGGTGCTGAAATAATGTCTAGAATTGTTGATTGGCAGGATAGATCCACTTGCGTGCTATTTGGGGATGGTGCTGGAGCAGTGATAATGAAATCGACAGCACACTTTGGCGTTATTCCAGCGTGTGATGCTGGAATCTATGGTGGATCCCAGTGTCAAGCTACTCAGACGACAGAGACTCTTGCAAGTGGCATAATATCAACTGACTTATATTCTGATGGCAATGTGGATATGCTATGTACAAGTGGGGGAATATCGTCTACTGGTGATTCAGGAACAATATGCATGAATGGAAGAGAAGTATTTAAGCATGCAGTAGATAAGTTAATAGCCTCAATAAAAGAAACGCTAAAATGCAATAGTTTAAAAATTGCCGACATAGATTGGTTAATCCCTCATCAAGCGAATATTCGTATTATCGAAGCAGTATCAAAAAAATTAGAACTTCCTATCGAGAAAGTTATTAGCACAGTTGATAAACATGCAAATACTTCAGCTGCATCAATTCCATTGGCACTCGATTATGCAATAAAAGAGTCAAAAATAAAACCAGGGAGCCTAACACTGCTAGTTTCAATAGGTGCAGGACTAACCTGGGGTTCTATACTTCTGCGCTACTAA
- a CDS encoding YggT family protein — MHPIIYLINTLLDLYSFLLICWIILNWLIKLNMINIYNEIISSIMRTLNQLTHPPLKFIRRYIPTFNGLDLSIMILLITIHFVKYTIIYYFK; from the coding sequence ATTCATCCAATTATATATTTAATTAACACATTGCTTGACCTTTATAGCTTTCTTTTAATCTGTTGGATTATTCTAAATTGGCTTATTAAGCTCAATATGATAAACATATATAATGAGATTATCAGCAGCATAATGCGCACTTTGAATCAATTGACACACCCGCCACTAAAATTTATTAGAAGATATATACCAACATTTAATGGACTGGATTTGTCTATAATGATATTGTTAATAACAATTCATTTTGTAAAATATACGATAATTTACTACTTTAAGTAG
- the plsX gene encoding phosphate acyltransferase PlsX: protein MLSTVNNNIVVALDAMGGDFAPLSVIQGASFFLDNLVDSDTKVFFHIYGDQKEVSPLLLKYKKVSTNSEFTHCSGNVLANDKPSFALRHRKDSSMRAAIEAVKQGRAFGVISSGNTGALMALSRFILGTLPNIYRPAIVSICPTKSKSFALLDLGANVDCNADSLFQFALMGSIFAKVALKIDNPEVALLNIGKEEVKGTDSVRGAFELLKNASNSINFKGYIEASEFLEGNIDVIVADGFVGNVMLKTAEATASTFLDLIKGELSNSLIGKLLGTLLKSKLKKALARFDPKIRSGAIFLGLNGIVIKSHGNSDAVSFAHAIKFAVNSIDENLNQKIINGVNNIE, encoded by the coding sequence ATGTTGTCTACGGTCAATAATAACATAGTTGTTGCGCTTGATGCTATGGGGGGCGATTTTGCGCCTCTTTCTGTGATACAAGGGGCCAGTTTTTTTTTAGACAATCTTGTTGATTCAGACACAAAAGTTTTTTTTCACATTTATGGAGATCAGAAAGAAGTATCTCCTTTGCTTTTAAAATACAAGAAGGTGAGTACTAATTCTGAATTTACTCACTGTTCTGGTAACGTTCTTGCGAATGATAAGCCATCTTTTGCGTTAAGACATCGCAAAGATTCAAGTATGAGGGCTGCTATTGAAGCGGTAAAACAAGGTAGAGCTTTCGGAGTGATATCTTCAGGCAACACCGGAGCACTAATGGCGCTTTCCAGATTTATTTTAGGGACTTTACCTAATATTTATCGTCCTGCTATTGTTTCCATCTGTCCAACTAAGTCAAAAAGCTTTGCTTTGCTTGATCTTGGAGCAAATGTTGATTGTAATGCAGATTCGCTATTCCAATTTGCATTAATGGGGAGTATATTTGCAAAGGTAGCGCTAAAAATTGATAATCCTGAGGTTGCTTTGCTCAATATTGGTAAAGAAGAGGTAAAGGGTACTGACTCAGTACGTGGGGCTTTTGAGCTACTTAAAAATGCTTCAAACTCCATCAATTTCAAAGGATATATAGAAGCAAGTGAATTTTTAGAGGGCAATATAGATGTGATTGTTGCAGATGGGTTTGTTGGCAATGTGATGCTAAAAACAGCTGAAGCAACTGCTAGTACTTTTCTAGACCTAATAAAAGGTGAATTATCCAATTCTTTGATAGGAAAATTACTCGGTACGTTGTTAAAATCTAAATTAAAAAAAGCATTAGCGCGCTTTGATCCTAAAATTAGAAGTGGAGCTATATTTTTAGGGTTAAATGGTATTGTTATTAAAAGTCATGGAAATTCTGACGCTGTTTCTTTTGCTCACGCTATAAAATTTGCAGTAAACTCCATTGACGAAAATTTAAATCAAAAAATAATTAATGGAGTCAATAACATTGAATAA
- a CDS encoding UDP-N-acetylmuramoyl-L-alanyl-D-glutamate--2,6-diaminopimelate ligase has translation MKLKELLHNIIDVNFDAEINGVTCNPKIVKEGYLFVSVPEKSNSAEPCVIPVLGKKKNRAVMITRVMIFHPNPQEIYSEIVSRFYQFKHPKYTVAVTGTNGKTSVVEFCRQIWQNAGYSAASIGTLGTYINDERKDNNNHLTTPDAKELYATLRDINSKNIEHLALEASSHGIDQYRIHGLKLSVAAFTNFSQDHLDYHKNVGEYLEAKKRLFSEVLPKGETAILNADIDECSELLKIAEKRNNKIITYGKKGSDITLLKQTPTTNGQHLTIKINDKIYNTFFPVLGEFQAYNLLSAISIVISSGVNYGEICIEKLVSPSGRMEKVNSFAFVDYAHTPSAVKQSLLSLRWHFNKKIILVFGCGGNRDQTKRSEMGKIAQMYADMVIITDDNPRDEDPAKIRHDILLDCPDVLEIGDRKKAIEQGIDIACNEGMILLVAGKGHEKFQIIGSKTFEFSDVEVIRCKIKALATY, from the coding sequence GTGAAGCTGAAAGAGTTATTGCATAATATCATTGATGTTAATTTTGATGCTGAAATTAACGGTGTTACATGCAATCCCAAAATAGTTAAGGAAGGATATCTTTTTGTTTCTGTACCAGAGAAAAGTAATTCTGCAGAGCCATGTGTCATCCCAGTACTTGGCAAGAAAAAAAATCGAGCTGTGATGATAACAAGAGTTATGATCTTTCACCCAAACCCTCAAGAAATATACAGTGAAATAGTGAGCAGATTTTATCAATTCAAACATCCAAAATATACTGTGGCTGTCACAGGTACAAATGGAAAAACTTCAGTAGTGGAATTCTGCCGTCAAATCTGGCAAAATGCTGGCTATAGCGCTGCATCCATCGGAACACTTGGAACATATATTAATGACGAAAGAAAAGATAATAATAATCATCTTACAACTCCAGATGCGAAAGAGCTCTATGCCACGTTGCGTGATATCAATAGTAAAAATATAGAGCACCTGGCTCTAGAAGCTTCAAGCCATGGAATTGATCAATATAGAATTCATGGATTAAAATTGAGTGTTGCAGCTTTTACCAATTTTTCCCAAGACCATTTAGATTATCACAAGAATGTAGGCGAGTATTTAGAAGCCAAAAAAAGGTTATTTTCTGAAGTTTTACCAAAAGGAGAAACGGCAATATTAAATGCTGATATAGATGAATGCAGCGAATTGCTTAAAATAGCTGAAAAACGCAACAATAAAATTATAACCTACGGTAAAAAAGGTTCTGATATCACTTTATTAAAACAAACACCAACTACAAATGGCCAGCACCTTACAATTAAAATTAACGATAAAATTTACAATACATTTTTTCCAGTTTTAGGTGAATTTCAAGCGTATAATCTATTGTCTGCAATTAGTATAGTCATCTCATCTGGAGTAAACTATGGAGAAATATGCATAGAAAAACTTGTCTCTCCATCAGGAAGAATGGAAAAAGTGAATTCTTTTGCATTCGTAGATTACGCTCATACTCCAAGTGCAGTAAAACAATCTTTACTATCCTTGAGATGGCACTTTAATAAAAAAATAATTCTGGTGTTTGGATGTGGAGGCAATCGCGATCAGACAAAGCGCTCAGAAATGGGTAAAATAGCACAAATGTATGCAGATATGGTAATAATTACTGACGATAATCCACGTGATGAGGATCCAGCCAAAATTCGTCACGATATTTTATTAGATTGTCCTGACGTGTTGGAAATAGGAGATAGAAAAAAAGCTATAGAACAAGGCATAGATATCGCTTGTAATGAAGGCATGATACTACTAGTTGCAGGAAAAGGACATGAAAAATTTCAGATTATAGGGAGTAAAACCTTTGAGTTCAGTGATGTTGAGGTTATTAGGTGTAAAATCAAAGCCCTAGCTACGTATTAA
- the rpmF gene encoding 50S ribosomal protein L32 codes for MAVPKTKKSKSRRNMHRSHHAIKPKNIVVCSTTGEFMLPHNVAVDGSYKGKRVFIKQQAE; via the coding sequence TTGGCAGTTCCAAAAACAAAAAAGTCAAAATCAAGGCGTAATATGCACCGTTCTCATCATGCCATTAAGCCTAAGAATATTGTGGTATGTTCGACAACGGGAGAATTTATGTTGCCTCATAACGTGGCAGTTGACGGTAGTTACAAGGGGAAACGGGTCTTCATTAAGCAACAGGCAGAATAG
- a CDS encoding FtsK/SpoIIIE family DNA translocase, with amino-acid sequence MFKKYLKSAVYIILLIYIYISVFSYNYKDPSLNTITDQEVTNLGGIVGSYLADVLVQFFGLTSVTIATTAVCLMVFRLPKILLKILYLILINLGICAALSQLLLDITTRYRHGGIIGNSLISHFPFYIFAVAASIGLIGLIGWKRTTYLLFFLCKKILSLFVRILFFRLRKIPKYYVAPILAEEKYRAQVTTKQPPKERKKKATEEIFEPSGEFEFPSVHLLSKAEESLQRKQLNEMESNKNLSLLEQVLNDFGVQGKIINICYGPVVTLYKLEPQAGTKSARVIGLADDIARSMSALSARISIIRGQNAMGIELPNKEREIVMLRDLLESPEYQNSNLNLPIALGKDISGKPIIADLTKMPHLLVAGTTGSGKSVAINTMILSLVFRLTPDECKMIMIDPKMLELSIYDAIPHLITPVVTEPKKAVIALKWIVKEMENRYRMMSYLNVRNVIGYNQKITEAMNSEIELERVVQIGFNSTTGKPLFEKVPIKMETFPYIVVIVDEMADLMLVAGKEIECSIQRLAQMARAAGIHIIMATQRPSVDVITGVIKANFPTRISFAVTSKIDSRTILGEQGAEQLLGMGDMLYMASGGKIVRIHGPFVSDNEVQDIVDHLKMQGEANYIEEITKEDENSAEGADSDSQDEENDLYNQAVSIIQRDQKVSTSYIQRQLRIGYNRAANIVERMEKEGIVSPPNYSGKREILTQ; translated from the coding sequence ATGTTTAAAAAATATCTAAAATCTGCAGTATATATAATACTTTTAATATATATTTATATATCAGTTTTTAGCTACAACTACAAAGATCCATCATTAAACACAATTACAGATCAGGAAGTAACAAATTTAGGTGGAATCGTAGGTTCATATTTAGCTGACGTATTGGTTCAATTTTTTGGATTAACCAGTGTTACAATAGCTACAACCGCGGTCTGTTTGATGGTTTTTAGGCTGCCCAAAATACTGCTAAAAATTCTCTACTTAATATTAATCAATTTAGGAATTTGTGCTGCATTATCACAACTTTTGCTAGATATTACTACAAGATACAGACATGGAGGAATAATAGGAAATTCACTAATTAGCCACTTTCCGTTTTACATATTCGCAGTAGCAGCATCAATAGGTTTAATTGGACTAATTGGTTGGAAGAGAACAACTTATTTGCTATTTTTCCTATGCAAAAAAATACTTTCTTTATTTGTGAGGATTCTATTCTTCAGATTACGTAAAATTCCTAAATATTACGTTGCTCCGATATTAGCAGAAGAAAAATACAGAGCTCAAGTGACTACAAAACAACCACCAAAAGAAAGAAAGAAAAAAGCTACCGAAGAAATTTTTGAGCCATCTGGCGAATTTGAATTTCCAAGTGTTCATTTGCTTTCTAAGGCGGAGGAGTCTTTGCAGAGAAAGCAGTTGAACGAAATGGAAAGCAATAAAAATTTATCTCTGCTCGAGCAAGTTCTTAATGATTTTGGCGTACAGGGAAAAATTATCAATATATGTTATGGACCGGTTGTAACTTTATATAAACTTGAGCCACAAGCTGGCACAAAATCTGCACGAGTTATTGGTCTTGCAGACGACATTGCACGTTCAATGAGTGCACTTTCAGCACGTATCTCAATAATTCGTGGGCAAAATGCTATGGGAATAGAGTTGCCAAATAAGGAAAGAGAGATAGTAATGCTGCGTGATTTGCTTGAATCGCCTGAATATCAAAATTCAAATTTGAACCTTCCAATTGCACTTGGAAAGGACATAAGCGGAAAACCAATTATTGCAGATCTGACCAAAATGCCCCACCTGCTTGTTGCTGGAACTACAGGATCTGGTAAATCAGTTGCAATCAATACTATGATTCTTTCGCTAGTTTTTAGGCTGACTCCTGATGAATGTAAGATGATTATGATAGACCCTAAAATGCTAGAGCTTTCAATATATGATGCAATACCGCATTTGATAACTCCAGTGGTTACGGAACCAAAAAAAGCTGTTATTGCTCTGAAATGGATAGTAAAAGAGATGGAAAATCGTTATCGCATGATGTCATACCTAAATGTACGCAACGTTATAGGTTATAATCAAAAAATCACAGAAGCGATGAACAGCGAAATAGAACTGGAGCGTGTTGTACAGATTGGCTTTAACTCAACAACAGGTAAGCCTTTATTTGAAAAAGTACCGATTAAAATGGAAACATTTCCATACATTGTAGTGATTGTGGATGAAATGGCGGATCTGATGCTTGTTGCAGGCAAAGAGATAGAATGCTCTATTCAACGTTTAGCTCAGATGGCAAGGGCTGCAGGAATACATATAATAATGGCTACGCAACGTCCATCTGTGGACGTAATAACAGGTGTAATCAAGGCAAATTTCCCCACGAGAATCAGTTTTGCGGTGACATCTAAAATAGATAGTCGGACAATACTTGGCGAACAAGGGGCTGAACAATTGCTTGGTATGGGTGACATGCTTTATATGGCCTCTGGTGGTAAGATCGTTCGAATTCATGGCCCATTTGTCAGTGATAACGAAGTGCAAGATATTGTTGATCACCTAAAAATGCAAGGCGAAGCAAATTATATTGAGGAAATTACTAAAGAAGATGAAAATTCTGCAGAAGGAGCAGATAGTGATTCTCAAGATGAAGAAAATGACCTTTATAATCAGGCAGTTTCTATAATTCAAAGAGATCAAAAAGTTTCAACTAGTTATATTCAGCGGCAGCTCAGAATAGGTTACAATAGAGCCGCAAATATCGTGGAGAGAATGGAGAAAGAAGGGATAGTCAGTCCTCCGAATTATTCAGGAAAGAGAGAAATATTAACTCAGTAG